In Myxococcus stipitatus, the following are encoded in one genomic region:
- a CDS encoding tetratricopeptide repeat protein, translating to MRPVRPALLALVFFALLGTAAGVTLALRAKSAEPPPPVAATPAPKATPPPVKQTASPLRASQVGAKACGECHEEQHAGWSKDWHARALSPATPEFVVGDYQQQTHFKGDSSEAWMRREGESHFMRTKGADGQLAEFPVRWVVGGKRMQDPVTVLSDGRWQVLPVYFHVTGKGEWVDYSETKQGALTPEHPFFWANFRRSAQHACLDCHVTGLDARYDRATRAWSTRFTDAGVACESCHGPGAKHADTQDPKDIIQPSKLSAELGFAVCAQCHGPRRPLFPILDGAHRFQPGQRYEDFYQPIVLFVGTERSGDYFTDGRPSTSSFEYQALLQSRCHSQGGATCLTCHTAPHDAQAPNELPLPTQPSANVSAGSATCHQCHADLFAAGSRHTRHSAREAQDCVACHMPPVVSGVLDTFADHAMDVPAPQNTTRHGIPNACNTCHTKQTPEAMTQALAKWWPKAVKRQERRLRLAEAFDEKTASTSRPALEAVLADAKEVPSLRGAAARLLAQRHKREAVTVLHTALKGTQDSGLRLDLIESLGIAGGGKDASEDLAPLLQDGSLWVRQASALTLASLGDARGVWALEQLAAQPETSGLVQPHILLAQLAVRRKDLVTAAREYERALDLQPYNVDALIRLADILVVQGNVAQGQERLSEALRFEPQSRAVRQRLSMLKQGR from the coding sequence ATGCGCCCCGTCCGCCCTGCCCTGCTCGCCCTGGTCTTCTTCGCACTGCTTGGCACGGCCGCGGGAGTCACCCTCGCGCTGCGCGCGAAGAGCGCGGAGCCGCCACCGCCCGTGGCCGCCACGCCCGCGCCCAAGGCCACGCCGCCTCCCGTGAAGCAGACGGCATCGCCGCTGCGCGCCTCCCAGGTCGGCGCCAAGGCGTGCGGCGAGTGCCACGAAGAGCAGCACGCGGGCTGGAGCAAGGACTGGCACGCGCGGGCCCTGTCTCCCGCGACGCCCGAGTTCGTGGTGGGCGACTACCAGCAACAGACGCACTTCAAGGGGGATTCCAGCGAGGCGTGGATGCGCCGCGAGGGTGAGAGCCACTTCATGCGCACCAAGGGCGCGGACGGTCAGCTCGCGGAGTTCCCGGTGCGGTGGGTGGTGGGCGGCAAGCGGATGCAGGACCCCGTCACCGTGTTGTCCGATGGCCGCTGGCAGGTGCTGCCCGTCTACTTCCACGTCACCGGCAAGGGCGAGTGGGTGGACTACTCGGAGACGAAGCAGGGCGCGCTCACGCCCGAGCATCCCTTCTTCTGGGCCAACTTCCGCCGCAGCGCCCAGCACGCGTGTCTGGACTGTCACGTCACCGGGCTCGACGCGCGTTACGACCGCGCCACGCGCGCGTGGTCCACGCGCTTCACCGACGCGGGCGTCGCGTGTGAGAGCTGCCATGGCCCCGGCGCGAAGCACGCGGACACGCAGGACCCCAAGGACATCATCCAGCCCTCGAAGCTCTCCGCGGAGCTCGGCTTCGCGGTCTGCGCGCAGTGCCACGGCCCGCGCCGTCCCCTCTTCCCCATCCTGGATGGCGCGCACCGCTTCCAGCCTGGCCAGCGCTACGAGGACTTCTACCAACCCATCGTCCTCTTCGTCGGCACCGAGCGCTCCGGCGACTACTTCACCGACGGACGCCCCAGCACCTCCAGCTTCGAGTACCAGGCCCTCCTCCAGTCCCGCTGCCATTCACAGGGCGGCGCCACCTGCCTCACCTGTCACACCGCGCCGCACGACGCGCAGGCGCCCAACGAGCTGCCGCTCCCCACCCAGCCCTCGGCCAACGTCTCCGCGGGCTCGGCCACGTGCCATCAGTGCCACGCGGACCTCTTCGCCGCGGGCTCGCGCCATACGCGGCACAGCGCGCGCGAGGCGCAGGACTGCGTGGCCTGCCACATGCCCCCCGTCGTCTCCGGGGTGCTGGACACGTTCGCGGACCACGCGATGGATGTGCCCGCGCCCCAGAACACCACGCGCCATGGCATCCCCAATGCCTGCAACACCTGTCACACGAAGCAGACGCCGGAGGCCATGACCCAGGCCCTGGCGAAGTGGTGGCCCAAGGCCGTGAAGCGGCAGGAGCGGCGTCTGCGCTTGGCGGAGGCCTTCGACGAGAAGACAGCGAGCACCAGCCGCCCCGCGTTGGAGGCCGTGCTCGCGGACGCGAAGGAGGTGCCGTCGCTGCGCGGCGCCGCGGCCAGGCTGCTCGCCCAGCGCCACAAGCGCGAGGCGGTGACAGTCCTGCACACCGCGCTCAAGGGCACCCAGGACAGCGGGCTGCGCCTGGACCTCATCGAGTCCCTGGGCATCGCGGGCGGAGGCAAGGACGCCAGCGAGGACCTCGCGCCGCTGCTCCAGGACGGCTCGCTGTGGGTGCGCCAGGCCTCCGCGCTGACGCTCGCGAGCCTGGGAGATGCGCGGGGCGTCTGGGCGCTGGAGCAGCTCGCCGCTCAGCCGGAGACGTCCGGGCTGGTCCAACCGCACATCCTGCTGGCGCAACTGGCCGTGCGTCGCAAGGACCTGGTCACCGCGGCGCGCGAGTACGAGCGCGCGCTGGACCTCCAACCCTACAACGTCGACGCGCTCATCCGGCTGGCCGACATTCTCGTCGTCCAGGGGAACGTGGCGCAGGGCCAGGAGCGTCTGTCGGAAGCGCTGCGCTTCGAGCCGCAGAGCCGCGCGGTCCGCCAGCGTCTGTCCATGCTCAAACAGGGCCGCTGA
- a CDS encoding TolC family protein, translating to MNALLLALLLSHLGPEPEVLLAQAGPRATARQRGSGTATPAARARGKPTIRKAQATQGSSDAGAKAQGQPAEGADGPTPTEPPTPEVSDPMLTPMPPAPIQMHTWDEALDLVRQRSTDLGTARAQVESAGGQARIALAGLLPSVNGTVLTQLNILDTNNTALFFGGGSGGGGGLTGGTTGFQTDNPLPGEANVPTPTKPPVAGLLTASVALFDYQAITTLRVAREAQHTATLSLAETRRQLSLSLARALVTVAAQERLADVNRVNLRSALERLALAQRRLELGAGTRLDVVRVQQDAETARALVVIGDEELRKARESLGLALGTPEAVGLAPGVSVESMMQRAKKDCHPLENLEGRSDLAAARSQVTVAERQIASVKAQYVPSISLSSTTVALTVKEDAVNVPFWNIGATLNLPFWDGGVREGLLRQSRAQATTARQQSLALERSATIEVVQARRGVKVAQHSRDISSREQKLAEENDRLTRRSFEVGTGTSLELIQTAAALRQAELALVVREFQLERAKVEAFLAEAACDW from the coding sequence ATGAACGCCCTGCTGCTTGCCCTCCTGCTCTCACACCTCGGCCCAGAGCCCGAGGTGTTGCTCGCCCAGGCCGGGCCTCGCGCGACCGCGCGGCAGCGGGGCTCCGGCACCGCGACGCCCGCGGCCCGGGCCCGCGGCAAGCCCACCATCCGCAAGGCGCAAGCCACCCAGGGCTCGAGTGACGCCGGGGCCAAGGCCCAGGGACAGCCCGCGGAAGGCGCCGATGGCCCCACCCCGACCGAGCCTCCCACGCCCGAGGTCTCCGACCCGATGCTGACCCCGATGCCGCCCGCGCCCATCCAGATGCACACCTGGGATGAAGCCCTGGACCTGGTGCGCCAGCGCTCCACCGACCTGGGCACGGCGCGCGCGCAGGTGGAGTCCGCAGGAGGACAGGCGCGCATCGCGCTGGCGGGGCTGTTGCCCAGCGTCAACGGCACCGTGCTCACGCAGTTGAACATCCTGGACACCAACAACACGGCGCTCTTCTTCGGCGGAGGCAGCGGCGGCGGTGGCGGCCTCACCGGCGGGACGACGGGTTTCCAGACCGACAATCCCCTGCCCGGTGAGGCCAACGTCCCGACGCCCACCAAGCCGCCCGTCGCGGGACTGCTCACGGCCTCCGTGGCGCTCTTCGACTATCAGGCCATCACGACGCTGCGCGTGGCGCGCGAGGCCCAGCACACCGCGACGTTGTCCCTGGCGGAGACGCGCCGCCAGCTGAGCCTCTCGCTCGCCCGGGCCCTGGTCACGGTGGCCGCACAGGAGCGGCTGGCCGACGTCAACCGCGTCAACCTGCGCTCGGCGCTGGAGCGGCTCGCCCTCGCGCAGCGGAGGTTGGAGCTGGGCGCGGGCACGCGGCTGGACGTGGTGCGGGTGCAGCAGGACGCGGAGACGGCGCGGGCGCTGGTCGTCATAGGCGATGAGGAACTGCGCAAGGCACGCGAGTCCCTGGGGCTGGCGCTGGGGACACCGGAAGCGGTGGGGCTCGCGCCCGGGGTGAGCGTGGAGTCGATGATGCAACGGGCGAAGAAGGACTGTCATCCGCTGGAGAACCTGGAGGGGCGTTCGGACCTGGCCGCGGCGCGCTCGCAAGTCACCGTCGCCGAGCGGCAAATCGCCTCCGTGAAGGCGCAGTACGTGCCTTCGATTTCGCTGAGCAGCACCACCGTGGCCCTCACCGTGAAGGAGGACGCGGTGAACGTGCCCTTCTGGAACATCGGCGCCACGCTGAACCTGCCCTTCTGGGACGGCGGCGTACGCGAAGGGTTGCTCCGGCAATCGCGAGCGCAGGCGACCACGGCGCGGCAGCAGTCGCTGGCGCTGGAGCGCTCGGCCACCATCGAGGTGGTGCAGGCGCGGCGCGGGGTGAAGGTGGCGCAGCATTCGCGAGACATCTCCTCGCGGGAGCAGAAGCTGGCCGAGGAGAACGACCGGCTGACCCGGCGCAGCTTCGAGGTGGGCACCGGCACCAGCCTGGAGCTCATCCAGACCGCGGCGGCGCTGCGGCAGGCGGAGCTGGCGCTGGTGGTGCGGGAGTTTCAGCTCGAGCGGGCCAAGGTCGAGGCATTCCTGGCGGAGGCGGCATGCGACTGGTGA
- a CDS encoding patatin-like phospholipase family protein produces MPLDVQRRRLYALKRAPALRHTSNTVLLQLLDVAWDVTWAQDTVLCEEGQEAHGFFLLLEGELEALRDGESLLTLRPGTPLGFEALMGGRYSVTARATTACKGLFFPRDDVWTLVQASAGLRQDLKRLLVHAAPPRREDPLPQVEVVTFSSQVQGMPLSRLIELVAKVITHDFKDRVLLVRTSEPGSSELPVKGADGVLRATVAADGSGAPGQLTLARLRELTQKHDPHYVFLDGCETPEDEPLVDKHVVLVAHPEDARAPDEGDGRVLPTVVIDPRRPPRDSPLEGRPHDGPLVSSRVLPPCRLRLNPTRLEALEVDARPLMEVGLCPAERDAMSRWARAITHRRVGLALSGGGVWGFYHVHILRWLIEHRVPVDFISSSSMGSLVGAYFCGTALEGRSGLEGLHRLEERAMSHQLSLAAMAAVLTTYSFEHLVSRDLGDVRLEELPIRFLPVATDLTNGECVALERGPVARGVRASGSAPGLWAPTLVPPARYVDGAFTSMVPASVLVSAGADLVFSSNIFPFGLRESAWTPESRMGRFLAGLNPVSRALDLVASGVLLLHRSGDAESLMADVSYDIQSADTPLRTAMEFTKARDILERAASDEALAWKLAELHGHWEQMRVHCGPHGRRCGGQQAA; encoded by the coding sequence ATGCCCCTCGACGTCCAGCGTCGTCGGCTGTACGCGCTCAAACGCGCTCCCGCATTGCGGCACACCAGCAACACCGTCCTCCTCCAGTTGTTGGACGTGGCCTGGGATGTCACCTGGGCTCAGGACACGGTGTTGTGTGAGGAAGGACAAGAAGCACACGGCTTCTTCCTCCTGCTGGAGGGAGAGCTGGAGGCGCTTCGAGATGGCGAATCACTGCTCACCTTGAGACCGGGCACCCCCCTGGGCTTCGAGGCCTTGATGGGCGGGCGATACTCCGTCACGGCGCGCGCGACGACGGCGTGCAAGGGGCTGTTCTTTCCGCGCGACGACGTGTGGACGCTCGTGCAGGCGAGCGCGGGGTTGAGACAGGACCTCAAGCGGCTGCTCGTCCACGCGGCGCCGCCTCGGCGGGAGGACCCGCTGCCGCAGGTGGAGGTGGTGACGTTCTCCAGCCAGGTGCAGGGCATGCCCCTGTCACGGCTCATCGAGTTGGTGGCCAAGGTCATCACGCACGACTTCAAGGACCGGGTGTTGCTGGTGCGCACCTCCGAGCCCGGCTCCTCCGAGCTGCCCGTGAAGGGCGCGGACGGCGTGCTGCGCGCCACGGTGGCGGCGGATGGGTCCGGCGCTCCCGGACAGCTCACCCTGGCCCGGCTGCGCGAGCTCACGCAGAAGCATGACCCGCACTACGTCTTCCTCGACGGCTGCGAGACACCGGAGGACGAGCCGCTGGTGGACAAGCACGTGGTCCTCGTCGCGCACCCGGAGGACGCGCGAGCACCCGACGAGGGAGACGGCCGCGTGTTGCCCACGGTGGTCATCGACCCCAGGCGGCCGCCGCGGGACAGCCCTCTGGAGGGACGGCCGCATGACGGGCCGCTCGTGAGCTCGCGGGTGTTGCCTCCGTGCCGGCTGCGATTGAATCCGACGCGGCTGGAGGCGCTGGAGGTGGACGCGCGTCCGTTGATGGAGGTGGGGTTGTGCCCCGCGGAGCGCGACGCGATGTCCCGGTGGGCGCGGGCCATCACCCACCGGCGCGTGGGGCTGGCGCTCAGCGGTGGAGGCGTATGGGGTTTCTACCATGTGCACATCCTGCGCTGGTTGATAGAGCACCGCGTGCCGGTGGACTTCATCAGCAGCTCCAGCATGGGCTCGCTGGTGGGGGCCTACTTCTGCGGCACCGCGCTGGAGGGACGCAGCGGGCTGGAGGGACTGCACCGCCTGGAGGAGCGCGCGATGAGCCATCAGCTCTCGCTGGCGGCGATGGCGGCCGTGCTCACCACGTATTCGTTCGAGCATCTGGTGTCCCGTGATTTGGGGGACGTGCGGCTGGAGGAGCTGCCCATCCGCTTCCTGCCGGTGGCGACGGACCTGACGAACGGAGAGTGCGTGGCGTTGGAGCGAGGCCCCGTGGCCCGAGGCGTGCGCGCCAGCGGCTCCGCGCCGGGCCTGTGGGCGCCCACCCTGGTTCCCCCCGCACGGTATGTGGATGGCGCCTTCACCAGCATGGTGCCCGCGAGCGTGTTGGTGAGCGCGGGAGCGGACCTGGTCTTCTCCAGCAACATCTTTCCCTTCGGGCTGCGCGAGTCCGCCTGGACGCCGGAGTCGCGCATGGGGCGGTTCCTGGCGGGGCTCAATCCCGTCTCCAGGGCCCTGGACCTGGTCGCCAGCGGTGTGTTGCTCTTGCACCGCAGCGGTGACGCGGAGAGCTTGATGGCGGACGTGAGCTACGACATCCAGTCAGCGGACACGCCGCTGAGAACGGCCATGGAGTTCACCAAGGCGCGCGACATCCTGGAGCGCGCGGCCTCGGATGAAGCGTTGGCGTGGAAGCTCGCGGAGCTGCACGGGCACTGGGAGCAGATGCGCGTGCACTGCGGCCCCCATGGGAGGCGTTGCGGAGGACAGCAGGCCGCATGA
- a CDS encoding multidrug efflux RND transporter permease subunit: MFTDFFIRRLIFASVLSIIITLAGAISIPSLPIEQYPDLSLPEVQVTATYIGASAETVESAVTTVLERQLNGVQGMRYISSTSSNTGVSTITVTFDQGRDLDIAAVDVQNRVATASAQLPAAVNALGITITKAQTQLLMAFGLFSESDHYDTGFLSNYADVYIRDALLRVKGVGNVTIFGERRFAMRLWLNPTELARRKLTAADVVAALQGQNVQVGAGQVGQEPAPKGQNYLFTLRVQSQLVTAEEFGAIVVQRGHDGSLVRIRDVGRVELGAENYAQLLRFNGKEAVGLGIFQLPGSNALDVRNGVIKELDRLQKSFPPGVKYQDAFDTTVAVRSSIEEVLRTLGEAILLVVLVIFVFLHGWRSVLVVATTLPVSLIGTFLFVNAFGFSLNTLTLFGLTLATGLVVDDAIVVIENVERTMEEGFAPREATQRGMRQVAGAVVAIALVLSAVFVPVSFFPGTTGAIYRQFALTLAFSISLSALVALTLSPALCARLLRPHEGQKWKVFRQFDRGMDRFRDGYGHLLRRLIGPLKWPVVVVFGLCLLATIWVYRVTPSGFIPDEDQGYIIVAVQGPEGTSLDYTRRVLLQTEAVLRQQEEVTEIFTVGGFSLLGTGANYGVLFANLRPWGDRKGHEHSVAGLIERLRGPLLAIGGARVLPFQPPAIRGVGSVGGFEFVLEDQQGTRTLAQIAQTTEALVGKANQNPLLRGVFSSYTANTPLLDVEVDREKALSLGVPMESLFSTLQVYLGSQYVNDFTFANRVYRVFVQAAMPFRSQPKDVSALYVRTVGGDMVPLESLVRVVPVTSAQNIQHYNLYRSAEVNGQAAPGVSSGQALEAMAAAAQEVLPEGYTYEWTGLSLEQQEAGGKVLLIFALGIIFVFLVLSAQYESFALPFVILLGVPVAMLGALGFQNLRGLQNDVFCQVGLVMLVGLSSKNAILIVEFAEQLRHEGYSVMESAVEAARTRLRPILMTSFAFLMGVIPLVIASGAGAAARKSLGTTVFGGMLLSTFVNLIFIPVLYAVVEAARSRILKRHEHARPGGGGAPPPGGEPPRPQPA, from the coding sequence ATGTTCACGGACTTCTTCATCCGCCGGCTCATCTTCGCCAGCGTGCTGTCCATCATCATCACGCTGGCGGGGGCCATCAGCATCCCCTCGCTCCCCATTGAGCAGTACCCAGACCTGTCCCTGCCCGAGGTGCAGGTGACGGCCACGTACATCGGCGCGTCCGCGGAGACGGTGGAGAGCGCCGTCACCACGGTGTTGGAGCGCCAGCTCAACGGTGTGCAGGGGATGCGCTACATCTCCTCCACCAGCAGCAACACGGGCGTGAGCACCATCACCGTCACCTTCGACCAGGGACGGGACTTGGACATCGCGGCGGTGGATGTGCAGAACCGCGTGGCCACCGCGTCCGCGCAGCTGCCCGCCGCCGTCAACGCCCTGGGCATCACCATCACCAAGGCCCAGACGCAGCTGCTCATGGCCTTTGGCCTCTTCTCCGAGAGCGACCACTACGACACGGGCTTCCTGAGCAACTACGCGGACGTCTACATCCGCGACGCGCTCCTGCGCGTGAAGGGCGTGGGCAACGTCACCATCTTCGGTGAGCGGCGCTTCGCGATGCGGCTGTGGCTCAACCCCACGGAGCTGGCGCGGCGCAAGCTGACGGCGGCGGACGTGGTGGCGGCGCTCCAGGGGCAGAACGTCCAGGTGGGCGCCGGTCAGGTGGGCCAGGAGCCCGCGCCCAAGGGGCAGAACTACCTGTTCACCTTGCGGGTGCAGAGCCAGCTCGTCACGGCGGAGGAGTTCGGCGCCATCGTCGTGCAGCGGGGGCACGACGGCTCGCTGGTGCGCATCCGGGACGTGGGCCGGGTGGAATTGGGCGCGGAGAACTACGCGCAGCTGCTCCGCTTCAACGGCAAGGAGGCCGTGGGCCTGGGCATCTTCCAGCTGCCGGGCTCCAACGCGCTGGACGTGCGCAACGGCGTCATCAAGGAGCTGGACCGGCTGCAGAAGAGCTTCCCCCCGGGCGTGAAGTACCAGGACGCCTTCGACACCACCGTGGCGGTGCGCTCCTCCATCGAGGAGGTGCTGCGCACCCTGGGCGAGGCCATCCTCCTGGTGGTGCTGGTCATCTTCGTCTTCCTGCACGGCTGGCGCAGCGTGCTGGTGGTCGCCACCACGTTGCCGGTGTCACTGATTGGCACCTTCCTCTTCGTCAACGCGTTCGGCTTCTCGCTCAACACCCTCACGCTCTTCGGCCTCACGCTGGCCACGGGCCTGGTGGTGGACGACGCCATCGTCGTCATCGAGAACGTGGAGCGCACCATGGAGGAAGGCTTCGCGCCGCGCGAGGCCACGCAGCGAGGCATGCGCCAGGTGGCCGGCGCCGTGGTGGCCATCGCCCTGGTGCTCTCCGCGGTGTTCGTCCCGGTGTCCTTCTTCCCCGGCACCACCGGCGCCATCTACCGCCAGTTCGCCCTCACCCTCGCCTTCTCCATCAGCCTCTCCGCGCTCGTCGCGCTGACGCTGTCGCCCGCCCTGTGCGCGCGGCTCCTGCGTCCGCACGAGGGCCAGAAGTGGAAGGTCTTCCGCCAGTTCGACCGAGGCATGGACCGCTTCCGCGACGGCTATGGCCACCTGCTCCGGAGGCTCATCGGCCCGCTGAAGTGGCCGGTGGTGGTTGTCTTCGGCCTGTGTCTGCTCGCGACGATATGGGTGTACCGGGTCACGCCTTCGGGCTTCATCCCGGACGAGGACCAGGGCTACATCATCGTCGCGGTGCAGGGCCCGGAGGGCACGTCGCTGGACTACACGCGCCGGGTGTTGCTCCAGACGGAGGCCGTGCTCCGGCAACAGGAGGAGGTGACTGAAATCTTCACGGTCGGCGGCTTCTCGCTGTTGGGCACCGGCGCCAACTACGGCGTGCTCTTCGCCAACCTGCGCCCATGGGGTGACCGCAAGGGCCACGAGCACAGCGTGGCGGGGCTCATCGAGCGGCTGCGAGGCCCGCTGCTCGCCATCGGCGGCGCGCGCGTGCTGCCCTTCCAACCTCCAGCCATCCGCGGCGTGGGCAGCGTGGGCGGCTTCGAGTTCGTGCTCGAGGACCAGCAGGGCACCCGCACCCTGGCGCAAATCGCGCAGACCACGGAGGCGCTGGTGGGCAAGGCCAACCAGAACCCGCTGCTGCGAGGCGTCTTCTCTTCCTACACCGCCAACACGCCGCTGCTCGACGTGGAGGTGGACCGGGAGAAGGCGCTGTCGCTGGGCGTGCCCATGGAGTCGCTGTTCTCCACGCTCCAGGTCTACCTGGGCAGCCAATATGTCAACGACTTCACATTCGCCAACCGCGTGTACCGGGTGTTCGTCCAGGCGGCCATGCCGTTCCGGAGCCAGCCCAAGGACGTCAGCGCGCTCTACGTGCGCACGGTGGGTGGAGACATGGTCCCGCTGGAATCCCTGGTCCGGGTGGTGCCCGTCACCAGCGCGCAGAACATCCAGCACTACAACCTGTATCGCTCCGCGGAGGTGAACGGGCAGGCGGCGCCCGGCGTCAGCAGCGGTCAGGCCCTGGAGGCGATGGCGGCCGCGGCGCAGGAGGTGCTGCCGGAGGGCTACACCTACGAGTGGACGGGCCTGTCGCTCGAGCAGCAGGAGGCCGGCGGCAAGGTGCTGCTCATCTTCGCGCTGGGCATCATCTTCGTGTTCCTGGTCCTCTCCGCGCAGTATGAGAGCTTCGCGCTGCCGTTCGTCATCCTGCTCGGAGTGCCGGTGGCCATGCTGGGGGCGCTCGGGTTCCAGAACCTGCGCGGCCTGCAGAACGACGTCTTCTGCCAGGTGGGGCTGGTGATGCTCGTGGGCCTCTCCAGCAAGAACGCCATCCTCATCGTGGAGTTCGCGGAACAACTGCGTCACGAGGGTTACAGCGTGATGGAAAGCGCCGTCGAGGCAGCCCGCACGCGCCTGCGCCCCATCCTGATGACGTCCTTCGCGTTCCTCATGGGCGTGATTCCGCTGGTGATTGCCTCGGGCGCGGGAGCGGCGGCCCGCAAGTCCCTGGGCACCACCGTCTTCGGCGGGATGTTGCTGTCCACGTTCGTCAATCTCATCTTCATCCCCGTGCTGTACGCGGTGGTGGAAGCGGCGCGCTCCCGAATCCTCAAGCGCCACGAGCACGCCCGGCCCGGTGGTGGAGGCGCGCCTCCTCCCGGTGGTGAGCCTCCTCGGCCGCAGCCCGCCTGA
- a CDS encoding efflux RND transporter periplasmic adaptor subunit, with translation MRLVRTVGTACAVALTLMGCKKAEGPQGGQAGAGMALPVQVISLAPGEVQDAANYVGTLISRTSIVMYPQVAGYIQAIPVRPGTWVKDQEILLVVDPRREAAGLRATQAQRASALAQREFARRTQERSAQLLKEGLQSRQDYEQAVAQARQADASARAIEAQIQSQRVQLGFYEVSAPFAGRVGDFPVKVGDYVTPQTELTTLDQANILEVSVQVPVDRARAIQIGKTPVEVLNEEGKVVVSAPVFFVASVPSSTTQLVEVRAAFENKQGLRAGELVRTRVVYDVREALTVPTVAVTQISGQSFVYEVASVDGGTVARRAPLSVGEVTGNDYEVTGGADAGTQVVVSGLQLLRDGQPIKPMPAKPPQGQGVGGAADAGQ, from the coding sequence ATGCGACTGGTGAGGACGGTGGGCACCGCGTGTGCGGTGGCCTTGACGCTGATGGGCTGCAAGAAAGCGGAGGGCCCCCAGGGAGGCCAGGCCGGCGCGGGCATGGCCCTGCCCGTGCAAGTCATCTCCCTGGCGCCCGGAGAGGTGCAGGACGCGGCCAACTACGTGGGCACGCTCATCTCGCGCACCAGCATCGTCATGTATCCCCAGGTGGCCGGTTACATCCAGGCGATTCCCGTGCGGCCCGGCACGTGGGTGAAGGACCAGGAAATCCTCCTGGTGGTGGACCCACGCCGGGAAGCCGCGGGACTGCGCGCCACACAGGCGCAGCGGGCCTCCGCGCTGGCGCAGCGCGAGTTCGCCCGGCGCACCCAGGAGCGAAGCGCGCAGCTCCTCAAGGAAGGACTCCAGAGCCGCCAGGACTATGAGCAGGCCGTCGCGCAGGCGAGGCAGGCGGACGCGAGCGCCCGCGCCATCGAAGCGCAAATCCAGTCGCAGCGCGTGCAGCTCGGCTTCTACGAGGTGAGCGCGCCCTTCGCGGGGAGGGTGGGGGACTTCCCGGTGAAGGTGGGTGACTACGTGACGCCGCAGACGGAGCTCACCACGTTGGACCAGGCCAACATCCTGGAGGTTTCCGTGCAGGTGCCGGTGGACCGCGCGCGCGCCATCCAGATTGGCAAGACGCCCGTGGAGGTGCTGAACGAAGAGGGCAAGGTCGTGGTGTCCGCGCCCGTCTTCTTCGTGGCCTCGGTTCCCAGCTCGACGACGCAGTTGGTGGAGGTACGGGCGGCCTTCGAGAACAAGCAAGGGCTGCGCGCCGGGGAGCTGGTGCGCACGCGCGTGGTGTACGACGTCCGCGAGGCGCTCACCGTGCCCACCGTCGCGGTGACGCAAATCAGCGGTCAGTCCTTCGTGTACGAGGTGGCCAGCGTGGACGGAGGCACCGTGGCCCGGCGCGCGCCCTTGTCCGTGGGAGAGGTGACGGGCAATGACTACGAGGTGACGGGCGGCGCCGACGCGGGCACGCAGGTGGTGGTGAGCGGGCTGCAGTTGCTGCGCGATGGCCAGCCCATCAAGCCCATGCCCGCCAAGCCCCCACAGGGCCAGGGCGTGGGCGGCGCCGCCGACGCGGGGCAGTGA
- a CDS encoding 3-oxoacyl-ACP synthase III family protein — MIPVRILGTASLQPGPSVTTEALCARVGRDAHEVLSKTGILTRHFAPPEMKTADVAAQALRGALDAAGLEARALRRIICVSSMGGDVTTPATANRVAAALGLAGSCDAMDLSNACMGFLSAFDVAARSVATGLGPVGIVSVELLSRTTTPEDPRPYLVLGDAAAAAVLGAARPGEGVLGVSLGNDGTLPPDVVLENPHATGKPERMRFLTPNKAMTRVALEALMRAAHSVLAEAQVALSEVEWVLTHQPNGRMLDAVMDALGMRAERGVRVVDTVGSVGSASLPTALDRLLRTRPVKAGDRILMVGVGAGVAHGAVLYRVGG; from the coding sequence ATGATTCCCGTGCGAATCCTGGGGACGGCGAGCCTTCAGCCGGGCCCCTCCGTGACGACCGAGGCGCTCTGTGCACGCGTGGGCCGGGACGCCCACGAGGTGCTGAGCAAGACGGGCATCCTCACGCGCCACTTCGCGCCGCCGGAGATGAAGACGGCGGATGTCGCGGCCCAGGCGCTGCGGGGCGCACTGGATGCGGCGGGCCTGGAGGCTCGGGCGCTGAGGCGCATCATTTGCGTCTCCTCCATGGGCGGAGACGTCACCACGCCGGCCACCGCGAACCGGGTGGCCGCGGCGCTGGGGCTCGCGGGAAGCTGCGACGCCATGGACCTGAGCAACGCGTGCATGGGCTTCTTGAGCGCGTTCGACGTGGCGGCGCGCTCGGTGGCGACGGGGCTGGGCCCGGTGGGAATCGTCTCGGTGGAGCTGCTGTCTCGCACGACGACGCCGGAGGACCCTCGGCCCTACCTGGTGCTGGGAGACGCGGCCGCGGCGGCGGTGCTGGGGGCCGCGCGTCCGGGTGAAGGGGTGTTGGGGGTGTCCCTGGGCAATGACGGCACGCTGCCGCCAGACGTGGTGCTGGAGAACCCGCACGCGACGGGGAAGCCGGAGCGGATGCGCTTCCTGACGCCCAACAAGGCGATGACGCGCGTGGCGCTGGAGGCGCTGATGCGCGCGGCGCACTCGGTGCTGGCCGAGGCGCAGGTGGCCTTGAGCGAGGTGGAGTGGGTGCTGACGCATCAACCCAACGGGCGGATGTTGGACGCGGTGATGGACGCGCTGGGCATGCGCGCCGAGCGAGGCGTGCGGGTGGTGGACACGGTGGGCAGCGTGGGCTCCGCGTCGTTGCCCACGGCGTTGGACCGGCTGCTGCGCACGCGGCCCGTCAAGGCCGGGGACCGCATCCTGATGGTGGGCGTGGGCGCGGGCGTGGCACATGGCGCGGTGCTGTACCGGGTGGGAGGATGA